In the Maribacter sp. MJ134 genome, one interval contains:
- a CDS encoding FAD-dependent oxidoreductase — protein MKDPRFPELTQRQINTLKAYGSTESFDTETVTIALGDTQYDFFVVLRGTLTIAGANSDDVIVKHHKNQFSGDSSMLSHRASQFVAKAKAGTTLLRISPARLKEAITKHSDISDVLLNAFLLRQEAVLSNYTGGIKLVGSGNSKATYTIRDFMDKNHIWYTFLDIDTSQEAKELLAHFSLKEEALPILMNGEASVCKQPTLEQLARYTGVLMDFEDKVFDLLIIGAGPSGLAASVYAASEGLSVVTIDSNAPGGQAGKSSKIENYLGFPTGISGNDLANRAYVQAQKFGCNISIPHKAEKIQHTGDHFMLCATNGKVIKSKALMAATGANYSQLPLTDIEQYEGSGVYYSATGMNASSCKDEIVGVVGGGNSAGQAALFLAAHAKEVHVILRGGDLGAKMSDYLVQRIEASENVYVQLYTEVTELRGDHHLESVILTKRGEGKSEKAITNLFTFIGAKPCTEWLEDLVATDEKGFICTGPGIAEEDLYTCEIYGNRKPQSLETSIPGFFAVGDVRKGSVKRVASAVGEGSMAISQVHQFLGELNAKSS, from the coding sequence ATGAAAGACCCTCGTTTTCCAGAGCTTACCCAAAGACAAATAAATACCTTAAAAGCATACGGAAGTACGGAATCCTTTGATACGGAAACCGTTACCATCGCCCTAGGGGATACCCAGTACGATTTTTTCGTAGTACTGAGAGGAACCTTGACCATTGCGGGAGCAAATTCCGATGATGTGATCGTGAAACACCATAAGAATCAATTTTCCGGTGACAGCAGTATGTTAAGTCATAGGGCCTCGCAATTTGTAGCCAAAGCGAAAGCGGGAACGACATTGTTACGTATTTCTCCGGCACGCCTAAAGGAGGCCATCACCAAACATAGCGATATCAGTGATGTCTTATTAAATGCCTTTTTACTGAGACAGGAGGCCGTGCTTTCCAATTACACCGGCGGTATAAAACTGGTCGGCTCAGGAAATTCCAAAGCTACCTATACTATAAGGGATTTTATGGATAAAAACCACATCTGGTATACCTTTTTGGATATTGATACTTCCCAAGAAGCAAAAGAACTGCTGGCCCATTTTAGTCTAAAAGAGGAGGCACTGCCCATTTTAATGAATGGTGAGGCCAGTGTCTGTAAGCAGCCCACTTTAGAACAACTAGCACGGTATACGGGCGTACTGATGGATTTTGAGGATAAGGTATTTGATCTGCTGATCATAGGTGCGGGTCCGTCCGGGTTGGCGGCGAGTGTGTATGCTGCTTCAGAAGGACTTAGTGTGGTGACCATAGATAGCAATGCCCCGGGCGGACAAGCGGGGAAGAGTTCTAAAATTGAGAATTACCTAGGTTTCCCTACGGGAATATCAGGTAACGACCTTGCCAATAGGGCCTATGTACAGGCACAGAAGTTTGGCTGTAATATTTCCATTCCCCATAAGGCGGAAAAGATTCAGCACACCGGGGACCATTTTATGCTATGTGCCACCAATGGTAAGGTCATAAAATCAAAAGCCTTAATGGCTGCGACAGGGGCCAATTATTCCCAGTTACCCTTAACGGATATTGAGCAGTACGAAGGCAGTGGTGTTTACTATTCCGCAACGGGAATGAACGCCAGTTCCTGTAAAGATGAGATAGTTGGTGTGGTAGGTGGTGGAAACTCGGCCGGGCAAGCTGCACTGTTTCTGGCGGCCCATGCCAAGGAGGTACACGTTATTCTGCGCGGAGGTGATCTGGGTGCCAAAATGAGCGATTATCTGGTGCAGCGTATTGAAGCATCGGAGAATGTTTACGTGCAATTATATACCGAGGTCACTGAACTTAGGGGAGACCACCATTTGGAATCGGTCATCCTAACTAAAAGGGGTGAAGGCAAGTCAGAAAAGGCGATAACCAATCTCTTTACGTTCATAGGGGCGAAACCCTGTACGGAATGGTTAGAGGATTTGGTGGCCACCGATGAAAAAGGATTTATTTGTACCGGGCCGGGAATAGCGGAGGAAGACCTTTATACCTGTGAGATTTATGGGAATCGAAAACCGCAGTCCCTAGAAACAAGCATTCCTGGGTTCTTTGCCGTGGGCGATGTACGAAAAGGTTCCGTAAAAAGAGTTGCTTCGGCCGTGGGAGAAGGTTCTATGGCCATTAGTCAAGTACACCAGTTCTTGGGTGAGCTGAATGCGAAGAGTAGTTAA
- a CDS encoding NAD(P)H-dependent flavin oxidoreductase, giving the protein MSTKPAFIKELSLPAIAAPMFLISGPKLVIECCKNGIVGTFPALNQRTSEGFEEWLIEIKTALQEFEEETGKKAAPFGVNLIVHPTNPRLEADVKLCVKHQVPVIITSLGAVSMVVDAIHSYGGVVFHDIIKKRHAEKAAEAGVDGLILVAAGAGGHAGTINPMTLVAEIKKFFHKTIILSGCISTGRDIASALQMGADLAYMGTRFINTTESKATPEYRKMIIDAGASDVVYTAAISGVHANFLGASLKAAGITEEDLKKDVKIDFGKELDTEAKAWKTIWSAGQGSALIEDNPSVSELVEHLKTEFTEAIQEQLKVLETYPK; this is encoded by the coding sequence ATGTCTACAAAACCCGCTTTTATCAAAGAACTTTCGCTACCGGCCATTGCCGCCCCAATGTTTTTGATCTCTGGTCCAAAACTGGTCATAGAATGTTGCAAGAACGGAATCGTAGGCACCTTCCCAGCGCTGAACCAGCGCACAAGTGAAGGCTTTGAAGAATGGTTGATAGAGATAAAAACGGCGCTTCAGGAGTTTGAAGAGGAAACCGGCAAGAAGGCAGCACCATTTGGTGTAAACCTTATTGTGCACCCAACGAACCCTCGTTTGGAGGCAGATGTAAAACTTTGTGTAAAACATCAAGTTCCTGTCATTATAACCTCGCTTGGTGCGGTTTCTATGGTCGTGGATGCCATACACAGTTATGGCGGGGTAGTTTTTCATGATATCATTAAAAAGAGACATGCCGAAAAGGCTGCCGAAGCGGGAGTGGATGGTTTAATCCTTGTTGCCGCTGGCGCAGGGGGCCATGCAGGTACCATTAACCCAATGACCCTGGTTGCGGAAATCAAAAAATTCTTTCATAAAACGATTATCCTCTCAGGTTGTATCAGTACTGGTAGGGACATTGCTTCGGCCCTTCAGATGGGAGCGGATTTGGCCTACATGGGCACGCGTTTCATCAATACCACAGAAAGTAAAGCTACGCCAGAATACCGTAAGATGATTATTGATGCTGGTGCAAGTGATGTGGTATACACCGCAGCGATTTCAGGCGTACACGCCAACTTCTTGGGCGCTAGTTTAAAAGCTGCAGGCATTACCGAGGAAGACCTTAAAAAGGATGTGAAAATAGATTTTGGCAAGGAACTGGATACCGAGGCCAAAGCTTGGAAAACCATTTGGTCCGCCGGTCAAGGTTCTGCACTCATCGAGGACAATCCTTCCGTATCCGAACTTGTGGAGCACCTAAAAACCGAATTCACGGAGGCTATTCAGGAACAACTTAAGGTGCTGGAAACCTACCCGAAGTAA
- a CDS encoding acyl-CoA thioesterase: MYLKEFEIRWSDVDANRHLANSAYLNYMSHTRMAYLMELGFDQKTLAQHEIGPVVFYEHMYYFKEAFPGRPVKVSMEIMGMSEDAQFFEFHHNFYNHKGENFAHCEMMGAWMDLKTRKLTGLTNDFLKRFSAAEKADGFRVLTKEDTRKFAKTPKDLNG; the protein is encoded by the coding sequence ATGTACCTAAAGGAATTTGAAATTAGATGGAGCGATGTGGACGCTAATAGGCATCTGGCCAACTCCGCTTATTTAAACTATATGAGCCATACCCGTATGGCCTATTTAATGGAACTGGGGTTTGACCAAAAAACTTTGGCGCAGCATGAAATAGGTCCCGTGGTGTTCTATGAGCACATGTACTATTTTAAGGAAGCCTTCCCCGGAAGGCCTGTAAAGGTTTCCATGGAAATCATGGGAATGAGCGAGGATGCCCAATTTTTTGAATTTCACCATAATTTCTACAATCATAAGGGTGAAAATTTTGCCCATTGTGAAATGATGGGGGCTTGGATGGATTTAAAGACCAGAAAACTGACAGGGCTTACCAATGATTTTCTAAAACGTTTCAGTGCCGCCGAAAAAGCGGACGGATTCCGGGTGCTCACGAAGGAGGATACCCGTAAATTTGCCAAAACTCCGAAGGATTTAAACGGATAA
- a CDS encoding GntR family transcriptional regulator, with product MHQFSEEHAEVAYTQVKKMIVTKKLSPGETIFQERLSEMLGIRLDPLNKALEQLATESILVHSPFGRMRVRELSTQEILETFDCRIVLETKATELFTHLAPQARIDDLRNLLVPFEKGIRSHTVFHKIDVYFHYLIMKNCGNQKLYELYQQGNFLSSMELIGLIDIPQQEVIQDHLNIVSAVHQRDAKKAAQLMAAHIERSKDAFYCG from the coding sequence ATGCATCAATTTAGCGAAGAACACGCAGAGGTGGCCTACACACAGGTTAAGAAAATGATAGTGACCAAGAAATTGTCTCCTGGGGAAACTATTTTTCAAGAACGCTTGTCTGAAATGTTAGGGATACGTTTAGACCCTCTGAACAAGGCCTTAGAGCAATTGGCTACGGAGTCCATTCTGGTTCATTCTCCCTTTGGACGTATGCGGGTCAGAGAATTAAGTACCCAAGAAATCCTGGAAACTTTTGATTGCAGGATTGTACTGGAAACAAAAGCCACGGAGTTATTTACCCATTTGGCCCCACAGGCACGAATAGATGATTTAAGAAATCTGTTGGTGCCCTTTGAAAAAGGGATACGCAGTCATACGGTTTTCCATAAGATAGATGTGTACTTTCATTATTTGATCATGAAAAACTGTGGTAACCAAAAACTTTACGAGCTCTATCAGCAAGGTAACTTCTTGTCCTCCATGGAACTTATAGGGCTAATAGATATTCCCCAGCAAGAAGTGATTCAAGACCACCTTAACATTGTTTCTGCCGTTCACCAAAGAGATGCGAAGAAAGCGGCACAGCTTATGGCAGCACATATTGAGCGATCAAAGGACGCCTTTTACTGCGGGTAG